A genomic stretch from Cherax quadricarinatus isolate ZL_2023a chromosome 63, ASM3850222v1, whole genome shotgun sequence includes:
- the LOC138854584 gene encoding uncharacterized protein, with protein sequence MGNAVQKIRARLVMERVQTHGMPSQAVFYPERSPDGRKSSTGSSSEASWTSAQDDSLDAALQSFDDLHDPDGALSDLLARTGEDDFMKAVLSFCSYMEGRMDTLDNSRIYDEFRSYTSSGPPKVSVA encoded by the coding sequence ATGGGCAACGCAGTACAGAAGATCCGCGCCCGTCTGGTCATGGAGCGAGTACAAACCCACGGTATGCCTTCCCAGGCTGTCTTCTACCCCGAACGCAGCCCAGATGGTCGTAAATCTTCCACTGGGTCGTCCAGCGAAGCTTCTTGGACCAGCGCTCAAGACGACTCCTTGGATGCAGCTTTACAGTCGTTTGACGACCTTCACGACCCTGATGGTGCTCTGAGCGACCTCCTGGCACGTACCGGCGAGGATGACTTCATGAAGGCCGTTCTCTCCTTCTGCTCCTATATGGAGGGTAGGATGGACACTCTTGATAATTCCCGCATCTACGACGAGTTCCGCTCTTATACATCCAGTGGGCCTCCCAAAGTTTCCGTGGCCTGA